One genomic segment of Vespa velutina chromosome 10, iVesVel2.1, whole genome shotgun sequence includes these proteins:
- the LOC124952501 gene encoding BLOC-1-related complex subunit 5 isoform X1 — translation MGSEQSSQSGTQSTSNGRARTGQLRRGKSVPNSEKVPEDTPPRCTSPGASICSDSDLPYISYTVNRPIGDSPKMSNKQLQLYRGKSLGAQDISRRRNSFTHSHRKPLSDKLHNIVVVKPAASDPSTEKDPDLVKLQSIPMFLPIMRGTLNLPPGVRDPEVLERLDPIGLFNVCARYQHHLNTNAQMIAGEQAALCINLEAEVNRILSLAVERQKKFAKFTEQLNKVHELSRQLTKCHSLLNQTLESLETLNNFLPIEDRLEPFVWTTG, via the exons ATGGGTTCTGAACAAAGCTCACAAAGTGGTACTCAGAGTACAAGTAATGGCAGAGCTAGGACTGGACAACTTCGTCGTGGTAAAAGCGTTCCAAACAGCGAAAAAGTGCCAGAAGATACTCCACCTAGATGTACAAGTCCTGGTGCTAGCATATGTTCAGATTCTGATCTAccatatatatcttatactGTAAATAGACCTATCGGAGACTCTCCGAAGATGAGCAACAAACAATTACAATTGTATAGGGGAAAAAGTTTAGGAGCACAGGATATATCAAGGAGAAGAAATAGCTTCACTCATAG TCATAGAAAACCATTATCTGACAAACTTCACAATATCGTGGTGGTTAAACCAGCTGCATCGGATCCTAGCACAGAAAAAGATCCAGATCTAGTCAAATTACAGAGTATTCCAATGTTTCTACCAATTATGCGTGGAACTTTGAATCTACCACCAGGAGTAAGAGATCCAGAAGTTCTTGAAAGATTGGATCCCATTGGATTATTTAATGTATGCGCCCGATATCAACATCATCTTAATACTAATGCACAAATGATAGCTGGAGAACAAGCAGCTCTATGTATTAATCTTGAAGCTGAAGTTAATAGAATTTTGAGTCTGGCTgtagaaagacaaaagaaatttgcaaaatttaCGGAACAACTAAACAAAGTACATGAACTTAGCAGACAACTGACCAAATGTCATTCGCTTCTTAATCAGACATTAGAGAGTCTTGAGACacttaataatttcttaccgATCGAAGACAGATTAGAACCATTTGTATGGACGACAGGATAG
- the LOC124952498 gene encoding uncharacterized protein LOC124952498 isoform X2, which translates to MGRKIPGKKHRGVKDPEKQRAKRLAELETKINAPPKDVKEQAVSKSLENFIRLKEAVKSGKISKVKKVRKRKKNGLICVGGEKPKSLHPKSKPEKAVPIFQQKPDESNNRFFYRVSQETHAFLNETAFEKKYNVVVNRNSNTGEVEGISKRPKDELDELERLRAKHKNIRKKKKNKEGEGDMNLSKSQKRRQKLLIKKKKKEEDLIDNFQIFQDDVKFGETVHAPPTLVTRPKKANLTDTIKERKICFYIRYSQKMVHPIAILQNRLSLIDLVNVKIYQLVKGDNWKKNRAVLLQHTDS; encoded by the exons ATGGGTCGCAAAATTCCGGGGAAGAAACATCGTGGCGTCAAGGATCCTGAGAAACAGCGTGCTAAACGATTAGCTGA gttagaaacaaaaataaacgcTCCGCCGAAAGATGTCAAAGAGCAAGCAGTATCAAAAAGtttggaaaattttattagactTAAGGAAGCAGTTAAGTCAGGTAAAATAAGTAAAGTGAAGAAagtaaggaaaaggaagaaaaatggatTAATATGCGTCGGGGGTGAAAAACCAAAGTCGTTACATCCTAAATCAAAACCAGAAAAGGCAGTTCCAATATTTCAACAAAAACCCGACGAAAGTaacaatcgatttttttatcgGGTCAGTCAGGAGACTCATGCTTTTCTTAATGAAACTgcctttgaaaagaaatacaatgtCGTTGTAAATAGAAATTCTAATACTGGAGAGGTCGAAGGTATATCTAAACGTCCTAAAGATGAGTTGGATGAATTAGAGAGATTAAGGgcgaaacataaaaatattagaaaaaagaaaaagaataaagaaggcGAGGGTGATATGAACCTTAGTAAATCTCAAAAAAGAAGGCAGAAGTTgttaattaagaagaaaaaaaaggaggaggatttaattgacaattttcaaatatttcaagatgATGTGAAATTTGGAGAAACAGTACATGCACCGCCTACATTAGTTACCAGACCTAAAAAAGCTAATCTCACGGATACTATCAAG gaaagaaaaatttgcttCTACATTCGTTATTCGCAAAAAATGGTTCATCCAATAGCAATACTACAAAATCGGTTGTCATTGATAGATCTGGTAAACGTAAAAATCTACCAGCTAGTGAAAGGAGACAACTGGAAAAAGAACAGAGCAGTGTTATTGCAGCATACAGACAGTTGA
- the LOC124952498 gene encoding uncharacterized protein LOC124952498 isoform X1: MGRKIPGKKHRGVKDPEKQRAKRLAELETKINAPPKDVKEQAVSKSLENFIRLKEAVKSGKISKVKKVRKRKKNGLICVGGEKPKSLHPKSKPEKAVPIFQQKPDESNNRFFYRVSQETHAFLNETAFEKKYNVVVNRNSNTGEVEGISKRPKDELDELERLRAKHKNIRKKKKNKEGEGDMNLSKSQKRRQKLLIKKKKKEEDLIDNFQIFQDDVKFGETVHAPPTLVTRPKKANLTDTIKPGKKNLLLHSLFAKNGSSNSNTTKSVVIDRSGKRKNLPASERRQLEKEQSSVIAAYRQLKARQSADVDI, from the exons ATGGGTCGCAAAATTCCGGGGAAGAAACATCGTGGCGTCAAGGATCCTGAGAAACAGCGTGCTAAACGATTAGCTGA gttagaaacaaaaataaacgcTCCGCCGAAAGATGTCAAAGAGCAAGCAGTATCAAAAAGtttggaaaattttattagactTAAGGAAGCAGTTAAGTCAGGTAAAATAAGTAAAGTGAAGAAagtaaggaaaaggaagaaaaatggatTAATATGCGTCGGGGGTGAAAAACCAAAGTCGTTACATCCTAAATCAAAACCAGAAAAGGCAGTTCCAATATTTCAACAAAAACCCGACGAAAGTaacaatcgatttttttatcgGGTCAGTCAGGAGACTCATGCTTTTCTTAATGAAACTgcctttgaaaagaaatacaatgtCGTTGTAAATAGAAATTCTAATACTGGAGAGGTCGAAGGTATATCTAAACGTCCTAAAGATGAGTTGGATGAATTAGAGAGATTAAGGgcgaaacataaaaatattagaaaaaagaaaaagaataaagaaggcGAGGGTGATATGAACCTTAGTAAATCTCAAAAAAGAAGGCAGAAGTTgttaattaagaagaaaaaaaaggaggaggatttaattgacaattttcaaatatttcaagatgATGTGAAATTTGGAGAAACAGTACATGCACCGCCTACATTAGTTACCAGACCTAAAAAAGCTAATCTCACGGATACTATCAAG ccaggaaagaaaaatttgcttCTACATTCGTTATTCGCAAAAAATGGTTCATCCAATAGCAATACTACAAAATCGGTTGTCATTGATAGATCTGGTAAACGTAAAAATCTACCAGCTAGTGAAAGGAGACAACTGGAAAAAGAACAGAGCAGTGTTATTGCAGCATACAGACAGTTGAAAGCTAGGCAATCTGCTGATGTTGATATTTAg
- the LOC124952501 gene encoding BLOC-1-related complex subunit 5 isoform X2, whose product MGSEQSSQSGTQSTSNGRARTGQLRRGKSVPNSEKVPEDTPPRCTSPGASICSDSDLPYISYTVNRPIGDSPKMSNKQLQLYRGKSLGAQDISRRRNSFTHRKPLSDKLHNIVVVKPAASDPSTEKDPDLVKLQSIPMFLPIMRGTLNLPPGVRDPEVLERLDPIGLFNVCARYQHHLNTNAQMIAGEQAALCINLEAEVNRILSLAVERQKKFAKFTEQLNKVHELSRQLTKCHSLLNQTLESLETLNNFLPIEDRLEPFVWTTG is encoded by the exons ATGGGTTCTGAACAAAGCTCACAAAGTGGTACTCAGAGTACAAGTAATGGCAGAGCTAGGACTGGACAACTTCGTCGTGGTAAAAGCGTTCCAAACAGCGAAAAAGTGCCAGAAGATACTCCACCTAGATGTACAAGTCCTGGTGCTAGCATATGTTCAGATTCTGATCTAccatatatatcttatactGTAAATAGACCTATCGGAGACTCTCCGAAGATGAGCAACAAACAATTACAATTGTATAGGGGAAAAAGTTTAGGAGCACAGGATATATCAAGGAGAAGAAATAGCTTCACTCATAG AAAACCATTATCTGACAAACTTCACAATATCGTGGTGGTTAAACCAGCTGCATCGGATCCTAGCACAGAAAAAGATCCAGATCTAGTCAAATTACAGAGTATTCCAATGTTTCTACCAATTATGCGTGGAACTTTGAATCTACCACCAGGAGTAAGAGATCCAGAAGTTCTTGAAAGATTGGATCCCATTGGATTATTTAATGTATGCGCCCGATATCAACATCATCTTAATACTAATGCACAAATGATAGCTGGAGAACAAGCAGCTCTATGTATTAATCTTGAAGCTGAAGTTAATAGAATTTTGAGTCTGGCTgtagaaagacaaaagaaatttgcaaaatttaCGGAACAACTAAACAAAGTACATGAACTTAGCAGACAACTGACCAAATGTCATTCGCTTCTTAATCAGACATTAGAGAGTCTTGAGACacttaataatttcttaccgATCGAAGACAGATTAGAACCATTTGTATGGACGACAGGATAG